The following coding sequences are from one Rhipicephalus microplus isolate Deutch F79 chromosome 3, USDA_Rmic, whole genome shotgun sequence window:
- the LOC142802754 gene encoding uncharacterized protein LOC142802754 isoform X1: MPRPAECFQRRGYLLSAVATTARWPLETPSVAVPPASSRWGLPCLLAGNSQALRTEESTSPVRSSFQDWKLLQKALTFQRLHKFVHGRALQALKLSDEDAKNVVLQEARKVFGSPSPISTVLVGPGDRNGEMQTDSPEPRPQSGLAAGSRRQPIERGRVW, encoded by the exons ATGCCCCGGCCAGCCGAGTGCTTCCAGCGACGGGGCTACCTCCTGAGTGCCGTGGCCACCACTGCTCGCTGGCCACTCGAGACACCCTCGGTTGCCGTGCCACCGGCGTCATCGAGGTGGGGACTACCTTGCCTTCTTGCTGGGAACAGCCAGGCGTTACGGACAGAAGAGTCCACATCGCCAGTCCGGAGCAGCTTCCAAGACTGgaaactgctgcaaaaagcaCTTACGTTTCAGAG GCTCCATAAATTTGTACATGGAAGGGCACTACAAGCACTCAAGTTGTCGGACGAGGACGCGAAAAACGTTGTCTTACAG GAAGCGAGGAAAGTGTTCGGTAGTCCATCGCCCATCAGCACCGTCCTCGTCGGGCCTGGTGACCGGAACGGCGAGATGCAGACCGATTCGCCCGAGCCACGGCCTCAGTCGGGTCTCGCTGCAGGTTCGCGTCGCCAGccaatcgaacgtggcagagtATGGTAA
- the LOC142802754 gene encoding uncharacterized protein LOC142802754 isoform X2, whose translation MPRPAECFQRRGYLLSAVATTARWPLETPSVAVPPASSRWGLPCLLAGNSQALRTEESTSPVRSSFQDWKLLQKALTFQRLHKFVHGRALQALKLSDEDAKNVVLQI comes from the exons ATGCCCCGGCCAGCCGAGTGCTTCCAGCGACGGGGCTACCTCCTGAGTGCCGTGGCCACCACTGCTCGCTGGCCACTCGAGACACCCTCGGTTGCCGTGCCACCGGCGTCATCGAGGTGGGGACTACCTTGCCTTCTTGCTGGGAACAGCCAGGCGTTACGGACAGAAGAGTCCACATCGCCAGTCCGGAGCAGCTTCCAAGACTGgaaactgctgcaaaaagcaCTTACGTTTCAGAG GCTCCATAAATTTGTACATGGAAGGGCACTACAAGCACTCAAGTTGTCGGACGAGGACGCGAAAAACGTTGTCTTACAG